The following proteins are encoded in a genomic region of Danio rerio strain Tuebingen ecotype United States chromosome 16, GRCz12tu, whole genome shotgun sequence:
- the LOC100333286 gene encoding interferon-gamma-inducible GTPase 10 isoform X2 — protein sequence MILFTPLLHLLRTAMSELVNTSNDDDGSSQSSGSSNTSQTFSNKNSKETTLPKSSQTSTQKETEDKSDPSSFTKRSAISPRKLLLKLQLADKYAQTDHNEKLSENDLKDKKPEEEEKEEEDENENLYIVSSEFINIMSNATDDPDSISVDMKEVIDAKPNEKTTKLKDKLTELENVTLNMAITGMTGVGKSSFVNALRGLRDDDKDAAFTGTTETTMKPNMYEHPFMPNVKIWDLPGIGSPKFRAKKYLKDVNFHMYDFFFIVTSERFRENDIELAKAIKKSNKLFYFIRTKIDNDVRAESYKRNFDEPMLLDKIREDCKVNLLKVRISKIFLISSFHLERYDFQKLVNTLEEELPKNKRFALIQSLPVYSLEALTKKITYFKKLIWLNAVGAGVGAIAPIPGVSLAVEYVIMKKFFKQVFMAFGLSNQALEVLSGRVNKPVKVLKAAKTSRFKDGITEHILMDMISNPVIAIAVTLGTIMALLPGGALPAGGTAVATVHYLLNVGLREMADDTRKVLAISQLA from the exons ATGATACTGTTTACTCCACTCTTGCACTTACTAAG AACCGCCATGTCAGAGTTGGTAAACACCTCTAATGATGACGATGGCTCCAGCCAATCTTCTGGGTCATCAAACACATCACAGACATTCAGCAACAAAAACAGTAAAGAAACTACACTTCCAAAATCCTCACAAACATCTACTCAAAAAGAGACTGAAGACAAAAGTGATCCTTCATCATTTACCAAACGTTCAGCAATCAGTCCAAGAAAGTTGCTGTTAAAACTGCAATTAGCTGATAAATATGCACAAACTGACCATAATGAGAAGCTCAGTGAAAATGACCTTAAAGACAAAAAGCCTGAAgaagaggagaaggaggaggaggatgaaaaTGAAAATCTTTATATAGTTTCTAGTGAATTCATAAACATAATGTCGAATGCCACAGATGATCCAGACTCAATCAGTGTAGATATGAAGGAAGTAATTGACGCTAAGCctaatgaaaaaacaacaaaactaaaagATAAACTGACAGAGTTGGAGAATGTTACTCTTAACATGGCTATAACTGGCATGACAGGAGTAGGAAAGTCTTCATTTGTCAATGCCCTGCGAGGCCTTcgtgatgatgataaagatgcaGCTTTCACAGGAACAACTGAGACCACCATGAAGCCAAACATGTATGAGCATCCCTTTATGCCCAACGTGAAGATCTGGGACCTGCCTGGAATCGGAAGTCCAAAATTCAGAGCAAAGAAATACCTAAAAGATGTCAATTTCCACATGTATGACTTTTTTTTCATAGTGACCTCAGAAAGGTTTAGAGAGAACGACATTGAGTTGGCCAAAGCCATCAAGAAGAGCAACAAGCTGTTTTATTTCATACGCACTAAAATTGACAATGACGTTCGTGCTGAGTCCTACAAAAGAAACTTCGATGAGCCTATGCTGCTTGATAAAATCCGAGAAGACTGTAAGGTGAACCTACTGAAAGTGCGTATTTCCAAAATATTCCTAATATCTTCATTTCATTTGGAGAGATATGACTTTCAGAAGCTGGTCAACACCCTTGAGGAGGAACTTCCCAAAAACAAGAGATTTGCTCTCATACAGTCTTTGCCTGTTTATTCCCTCGAGGCCCTCACAAAGAAGATAACCTACTTCAAGAAACTCATTTGGCTGAATGCTGTTGGGGCCGGAGTAGGTGCAATTGCTCCAATCCCAGGAGTGTCACTGGCCGTTGAGTATGTCATCATGAAGAAGTTCTTTAAGCAAGTCTTCATGGCATTTGGACTATCAAATCAGGCACTGGAGGTACTCTCAGGACGAGTGAACAAACCTGTGAAGGTTCTGAAAGCCGCCAAGACATCACGCTTCAAAGATGGAATCACTGAGCATATTCTGATGGACATGATATCTAATCCAGTCATTGCTATTGCCGTAACTCTGGGAACCATAATGGCTCTGCTGCCCGGAGGAGCTCTGCCCGCAGGAGGCACGGCTGTCGCAACTGTGCACTACTTGCTGAATGTAGGACTCAGGGAGATGGCAGATGACACAAGGAAAGTTCTTGCCATCTCACAACTTGcctaa
- the LOC100333286 gene encoding interferon-gamma-inducible GTPase 10 isoform X1, whose amino-acid sequence MLQWTILKLPEAEEKILDLKRTAMSELVNTSNDDDGSSQSSGSSNTSQTFSNKNSKETTLPKSSQTSTQKETEDKSDPSSFTKRSAISPRKLLLKLQLADKYAQTDHNEKLSENDLKDKKPEEEEKEEEDENENLYIVSSEFINIMSNATDDPDSISVDMKEVIDAKPNEKTTKLKDKLTELENVTLNMAITGMTGVGKSSFVNALRGLRDDDKDAAFTGTTETTMKPNMYEHPFMPNVKIWDLPGIGSPKFRAKKYLKDVNFHMYDFFFIVTSERFRENDIELAKAIKKSNKLFYFIRTKIDNDVRAESYKRNFDEPMLLDKIREDCKVNLLKVRISKIFLISSFHLERYDFQKLVNTLEEELPKNKRFALIQSLPVYSLEALTKKITYFKKLIWLNAVGAGVGAIAPIPGVSLAVEYVIMKKFFKQVFMAFGLSNQALEVLSGRVNKPVKVLKAAKTSRFKDGITEHILMDMISNPVIAIAVTLGTIMALLPGGALPAGGTAVATVHYLLNVGLREMADDTRKVLAISQLA is encoded by the exons ATGTTGCAGTGGACTATTTTGAAGCTTCCTGAAGCTGAAGAAAAAATTCTGGATTTAAAGCG AACCGCCATGTCAGAGTTGGTAAACACCTCTAATGATGACGATGGCTCCAGCCAATCTTCTGGGTCATCAAACACATCACAGACATTCAGCAACAAAAACAGTAAAGAAACTACACTTCCAAAATCCTCACAAACATCTACTCAAAAAGAGACTGAAGACAAAAGTGATCCTTCATCATTTACCAAACGTTCAGCAATCAGTCCAAGAAAGTTGCTGTTAAAACTGCAATTAGCTGATAAATATGCACAAACTGACCATAATGAGAAGCTCAGTGAAAATGACCTTAAAGACAAAAAGCCTGAAgaagaggagaaggaggaggaggatgaaaaTGAAAATCTTTATATAGTTTCTAGTGAATTCATAAACATAATGTCGAATGCCACAGATGATCCAGACTCAATCAGTGTAGATATGAAGGAAGTAATTGACGCTAAGCctaatgaaaaaacaacaaaactaaaagATAAACTGACAGAGTTGGAGAATGTTACTCTTAACATGGCTATAACTGGCATGACAGGAGTAGGAAAGTCTTCATTTGTCAATGCCCTGCGAGGCCTTcgtgatgatgataaagatgcaGCTTTCACAGGAACAACTGAGACCACCATGAAGCCAAACATGTATGAGCATCCCTTTATGCCCAACGTGAAGATCTGGGACCTGCCTGGAATCGGAAGTCCAAAATTCAGAGCAAAGAAATACCTAAAAGATGTCAATTTCCACATGTATGACTTTTTTTTCATAGTGACCTCAGAAAGGTTTAGAGAGAACGACATTGAGTTGGCCAAAGCCATCAAGAAGAGCAACAAGCTGTTTTATTTCATACGCACTAAAATTGACAATGACGTTCGTGCTGAGTCCTACAAAAGAAACTTCGATGAGCCTATGCTGCTTGATAAAATCCGAGAAGACTGTAAGGTGAACCTACTGAAAGTGCGTATTTCCAAAATATTCCTAATATCTTCATTTCATTTGGAGAGATATGACTTTCAGAAGCTGGTCAACACCCTTGAGGAGGAACTTCCCAAAAACAAGAGATTTGCTCTCATACAGTCTTTGCCTGTTTATTCCCTCGAGGCCCTCACAAAGAAGATAACCTACTTCAAGAAACTCATTTGGCTGAATGCTGTTGGGGCCGGAGTAGGTGCAATTGCTCCAATCCCAGGAGTGTCACTGGCCGTTGAGTATGTCATCATGAAGAAGTTCTTTAAGCAAGTCTTCATGGCATTTGGACTATCAAATCAGGCACTGGAGGTACTCTCAGGACGAGTGAACAAACCTGTGAAGGTTCTGAAAGCCGCCAAGACATCACGCTTCAAAGATGGAATCACTGAGCATATTCTGATGGACATGATATCTAATCCAGTCATTGCTATTGCCGTAACTCTGGGAACCATAATGGCTCTGCTGCCCGGAGGAGCTCTGCCCGCAGGAGGCACGGCTGTCGCAACTGTGCACTACTTGCTGAATGTAGGACTCAGGGAGATGGCAGATGACACAAGGAAAGTTCTTGCCATCTCACAACTTGcctaa